In Candidatus Binatia bacterium, the genomic window AGGCTCGGGCAACGGCGCGAATCTCGGCGGCCTAGAGGGGGCGGACGCGCTCTGCCAAAAGCTCGCCGCGACGGCCGGCGCGGGCAACCGGACGTGGCGCGCGTACCTGAGCGCGAGCGCCGCGGATGGAAAACCCGCCGTGAACGCGCGCGACCGCATCGGCGCGGGCCCGTGGCACAACGCCAAGGAAGTGAAGATCGCGGACAACCTCGCCGAGCTTCACTCGGACAAGAACAATCTAAAGAGAGAAACCGCGCTGGACGAAAAGGGCAATTCGGTCAACGGCAGCGGCGACAAGCCGAACAGGCATGACATCCTGACCGGCTCGCAGCTCGACGGCATGGCCTATCCGGCGGGCGAGGACCTGACTTGCCGGAACTGGACCGCCGGCAATTCCACCAAGTCTCCCGGGAGGGCGCAGGTTGGTCACCACGACCGAATGAGTTTCTCCAAGCCTGGATCGCCATGGAACTCGGCGCACGCCTCGCGCGGCTGCGGCCAGGAGGATTTGAAATCTTCCGGCGGCGATGGGTTGTTCTATTGTTTCGCGGCGAAATAGGGGGGCGTTCGGATTCGTTGTGGTGGGGCGAACGCCACGGGTGAGAGGCGCGCATCGCGTCCTTCTCGACTCGATTGGTTAGGCCTGTTGTAAATCAAGGATCCTCTGTATGTTACGTTTCAGTTCTGGAAGCTTCTCCTGCACCACGTCCCATACGAGCTCATAGTCCACCCCGAAGTAACCGTGGATGAGACGGTCCCGCATCCGAGCAATCGGACGCCATTCAACCTCGGAATGCGATGCGCGGAACTCCTCGGGTAGGTTCTTTACGGCTTCGCCGATAACTTCCAAGCTGCGCACGAAGGCGCGACGCAGCGTCTCATCCGCCGCGAAGCGCTCAAAGGTCAGACCCAGACTCTGATCGAGCAGGTACTCAACTTCCACGAGAATGTGGCGCAGATAGTCACGCGGCTCGAAGGACAT contains:
- a CDS encoding lectin gives rise to the protein MKKFLLAVLLASLCGMRLDAAEAQTPSMSFFVTSQGSGNGANLGGLEGADALCQKLAATAGAGNRTWRAYLSASAADGKPAVNARDRIGAGPWHNAKEVKIADNLAELHSDKNNLKRETALDEKGNSVNGSGDKPNRHDILTGSQLDGMAYPAGEDLTCRNWTAGNSTKSPGRAQVGHHDRMSFSKPGSPWNSAHASRGCGQEDLKSSGGDGLFYCFAAK
- a CDS encoding DUF86 domain-containing protein, yielding MSFEPRDYLRHILVEVEYLLDQSLGLTFERFAADETLRRAFVRSLEVIGEAVKNLPEEFRASHSEVEWRPIARMRDRLIHGYFGVDYELVWDVVQEKLPELKRNIQRILDLQQA